A region from the Branchiostoma lanceolatum isolate klBraLanc5 chromosome 2, klBraLanc5.hap2, whole genome shotgun sequence genome encodes:
- the LOC136428354 gene encoding microtubule-associated protein RP/EB family member 3-like — MAVNVFSTGATSENLSRHEMLSWVNDSLQVQYTKIEQLCTGAAYCQFMDMLFENVLPIKKVKFVAKLEHEYIQNFKLLQGAFKKAGVDKTIPVDKLVKGRFQDNFEFVQWFKKFFDANYGGQEYHAVSARGGVEMVGKGGDSSARLGKPTKKPMAKAAPRTKPAARPAMQKPPAQPSGGNNAQVAELNEQLEECRMTIEGLEKERDFYFGKLRDIEVLCQDPDAEDQTVIETAKILAKIYETEEGFEAPEDDGLGDGQDDEY, encoded by the exons ATGGCAGTGAATGTGTTTAGTACCGGTGCGACCTCTGAAAATCTGAGCCGGCATGAAATGCTTTCATGGGTGAATGACAGCCTGCAGGTCCAGTACACAAAGATTGAACAGCTTTGCACAG GTGCAGCATACTGCCAGTTCATGGACATGCTCTTTGAAA ATGTACTTCCAATCAAGAAGGTGAAGTTTGTTGCCAAGCTGGAACATGAGTACATCCAGAACTTCAAGCTCTTACAGGGAGCTTTCAAGAAAGCTGGAGTGGACAAG ACTATCCCAGTGGACAAACTTGTAAAGGGGAGATTCCAAGACAACTTTGAGTTTGTGCAGTGGTTCAAGAAGTTCTTTGATGCCAACTATGGTGGCCAGGAGTACCATGCTGTAAGTGCTAGAGGGGGTGTGGAGATGGTAGGCAAGGGGGGTGATTCCAGTGCCCGACTCGGCAAGCCCACCAAGAAACCAATGGCCAAAGCAG CACCTCGCACCAAGCCAGCAGCACGGCCAGCGATGCAGAAACCACCCGCACAGCCCAGTGGGGGGAACAATGCACAGGTGGCAGAGTTGAATGAACAG CTGGAGGAATGCAGGATGACAATTGAAGGGCTGGAGAAGGAGAGAGATTTCTACTTCGGCAAGCTGCGAGACATAGAGGTGCTTTGTCAGGATCCCGACGCAGAGGACCAGACTGTCATTGAGACCGCCAAAATCTTAGCCAAGATATATGAGACAGAG